A DNA window from Streptococcus mutans contains the following coding sequences:
- a CDS encoding glycosyltransferase family 2 protein — MMSQILMIISLISIWSSLAMALIILMSAVHFWFKHSDFDVDTSPLPEYPMVTVVVPAHNEDVVIAQTAKAILDMKYPRDKLEIILFADNCEDNTYQEMQSIKALPQYADRDLTLINRSGTGGKAGVLNDALKIAKGDYICVYDADAMPERNALYFLVQKVMEDPERHVAAFGRNKTRNANQNFLTRCINQEIVVTQRIQHVGMWHLGKIGRIPGTNFIINTEFVKSIGGWRNGALTEDTDISFKIMQSGKLIALAYNSEAFQQEPETLKSYYLQRKRWAKGNYEVVIANFKHLFGRGNWRVKWEVFYYTCTFFWFNAAIVLSDILFFSNLIALIIGLFKPGVQVPFAFDANNIYMAQLLLFNWFLMILLYLLQISISQATQYGQATVKQIWIALLAYFTYTQLFIIVSISSVASVMMDKILHREGTKWVKTKRFAG, encoded by the coding sequence ATGATGAGTCAAATTCTAATGATTATTAGTTTAATTTCGATTTGGTCTTCCTTAGCTATGGCATTGATCATCCTTATGTCAGCAGTTCATTTTTGGTTTAAGCACAGTGATTTTGATGTTGATACCAGCCCTTTGCCAGAATATCCGATGGTGACAGTTGTGGTTCCAGCTCATAATGAAGATGTTGTGATTGCACAGACAGCAAAGGCTATTTTGGATATGAAGTACCCAAGGGATAAGCTTGAAATTATTCTTTTTGCTGATAACTGTGAAGATAATACGTATCAGGAAATGCAAAGCATTAAAGCTTTGCCGCAATATGCTGATCGAGATTTGACTCTGATTAATCGTAGTGGTACTGGTGGAAAAGCTGGTGTCTTAAATGATGCTTTGAAGATAGCTAAAGGTGATTATATCTGTGTTTATGATGCGGATGCCATGCCTGAAAGAAATGCTCTTTATTTCCTTGTTCAAAAGGTTATGGAAGATCCAGAACGTCATGTGGCAGCTTTTGGTCGAAATAAGACGCGTAATGCTAATCAAAACTTCCTGACTCGTTGTATTAATCAGGAAATCGTTGTTACCCAACGTATCCAACATGTTGGTATGTGGCATTTGGGAAAAATTGGACGGATTCCTGGTACCAACTTTATTATCAATACGGAATTTGTTAAGAGTATCGGCGGCTGGAGAAATGGTGCCCTGACAGAAGATACGGATATCTCCTTTAAAATCATGCAAAGTGGTAAGTTGATTGCCCTTGCCTATAATTCAGAAGCTTTCCAGCAAGAACCCGAAACGCTGAAATCTTATTATTTGCAAAGAAAGCGCTGGGCTAAAGGTAACTATGAGGTTGTTATTGCTAACTTTAAACACCTTTTTGGCCGTGGTAATTGGCGTGTCAAATGGGAAGTCTTCTACTATACTTGTACTTTCTTTTGGTTTAATGCAGCCATTGTGTTATCAGATATCTTATTTTTCTCCAATTTGATTGCATTAATTATTGGTCTATTTAAGCCAGGTGTGCAGGTTCCCTTTGCTTTTGATGCTAATAATATTTACATGGCACAGCTTTTGCTCTTTAACTGGTTCTTAATGATTTTGCTTTATCTCTTGCAAATTTCCATTTCACAGGCGACTCAATATGGTCAGGCAACCGTTAAACAAATTTGGATTGCCTTATTGGCTTACTTTACTTATACGCAGCTCTTTATTATTGTATCCATTTCATCAGTAGCTTCTGTTATGATGGATAAGATTTTACATCGTGAAGGAACCAAATGGGTTAAAACAAAACGTTTTGCAGGCTAG
- a CDS encoding glycosyl hydrolase family 8 → MKKKKLKYIWLILLLATLAVGFYFIRVKSTNDMQRNTYKNWSKYYVVTHGKSAYIKTATSDEGTTALSEGQGYGMYIAIKAAKKGITTKSQFAKLYKYYMNHRTANTQLMSWKQNIKTDGSIEDLSNSATDGDLYIAYALIKASELWSDQADTYKKQARLLLKDILTYNYNSETKSLTVGNWAVKGTDYYDLVRTSDILPEQFDVFYQFSKDETWKTIKTSMLASLEKMSRQHKTGLLPDFMWVRESGEIKAAKANLIASKYDGDYYYNACRMPYNLAKSNDKKSQKILKKMMNFFMTEKTIYAGYKLNGERLDSHQSASFDAPIFYAAKKLNHKYERLHQQEKKVFVKGLSSTNYYDSALTTMAVLDQ, encoded by the coding sequence GTGAAAAAAAAGAAATTAAAATACATTTGGCTTATACTTTTGCTAGCAACACTGGCTGTAGGATTTTATTTTATCCGAGTGAAAAGTACTAATGATATGCAAAGGAATACCTATAAAAATTGGTCTAAATATTATGTTGTAACTCATGGAAAAAGTGCTTATATAAAGACGGCTACTAGTGATGAAGGGACAACTGCTCTTTCTGAAGGACAGGGTTATGGAATGTATATTGCCATTAAAGCTGCTAAGAAGGGCATAACAACTAAGTCCCAATTTGCTAAGCTCTACAAATATTATATGAATCATCGCACTGCCAATACGCAGTTAATGTCTTGGAAACAAAATATTAAAACAGATGGTTCAATTGAGGATTTGTCAAACAGTGCAACGGATGGTGATCTGTATATTGCTTATGCCTTGATTAAAGCATCAGAGCTCTGGTCTGATCAAGCTGATACTTATAAAAAACAAGCTAGGTTGCTTTTAAAGGATATTTTAACTTATAATTACAATTCAGAGACGAAATCCTTGACTGTTGGTAATTGGGCTGTTAAAGGGACTGATTATTACGATCTCGTTCGCACCTCAGATATACTGCCAGAACAATTTGATGTTTTTTATCAGTTTAGTAAAGATGAGACTTGGAAAACGATCAAGACTTCCATGCTAGCTAGTTTAGAAAAAATGAGCCGTCAGCATAAAACTGGTCTCCTGCCAGATTTTATGTGGGTTCGTGAATCAGGTGAGATAAAGGCTGCCAAGGCTAACCTTATTGCCAGCAAATATGATGGTGATTACTACTATAATGCCTGTCGTATGCCCTATAATTTAGCTAAAAGCAATGATAAAAAGAGCCAAAAAATACTTAAGAAGATGATGAATTTCTTCATGACCGAAAAGACCATCTATGCGGGTTATAAGCTGAATGGGGAACGGTTGGATAGTCATCAGTCGGCTAGTTTTGATGCTCCAATTTTCTATGCAGCTAAGAAATTAAACCATAAGTATGAGCGTTTACATCAGCAAGAAAAGAAAGTTTTTGTCAAGGGTCTGTCATCAACAAACTATTATGACTCAGCCCTAACAACGATGGCTGTTTTGGATCAATAA
- the abc-f gene encoding ribosomal protection-like ABC-F family protein produces MIILQGNKLERSFSGDVLFDNINLQVDEHDRIALVGPNGAGKSTLLKILVGEETATSGEVTLKRDVTLSYLAQNSRFKSDNTIYDEMLHVFDDLRATERHLRSMEGQMAELVGNDFDKLMADYDRLSESFRQQGGFTYESDIKAILNGFKFDESMWQTKIAELSGGQNTRLALAKMLLEKPELLVLDEPTNHLDIETISWLENYLVNYQGALIIVSHDRYFLDKVATVTLDLTPHSLDRYVGNYSKFMDLKAEKIAMKEKNYEKQQKEIAKLEDFVQRNIVRASTTKRAQARRKQLEKMERLDKPDASKKSANITFHVDKASGNEVLKVTNAAIGYDDKILAQPIDLDVRKMDALAIVGPNGIGKSTLLKSIMGQIPFIHGSSVYGSNVQVGYYDQTQSNLTASNTVLEELWSAFPRTAEVDIRNRLGAFLFSGDDVKKSVAMLSGGERARLLLAKLSMENNNFLILDEPTNHLDIDSKEVLETALIDFDGTLLFVSHDRYFINRVATKVLEISQNGFTLYLGDYDYYLEKKAEREAKTEFLQPMQSGSPSSSLAAATDYQAQKANQKEERKLKRRIAEIEERLETIEARETEINEAMLTTNDFTQLADLQKELESVQTEQLELLEEWEELSEQLED; encoded by the coding sequence ATGATTATTTTACAGGGAAACAAATTAGAGCGCTCATTTTCTGGTGATGTGCTCTTTGATAATATTAATCTTCAAGTAGATGAACATGATCGTATCGCCTTGGTTGGACCTAATGGTGCTGGTAAGTCTACACTCTTAAAAATTCTCGTGGGTGAAGAAACAGCAACATCAGGTGAGGTCACTCTCAAGCGTGATGTAACCCTGTCGTATTTGGCTCAGAATAGCCGTTTTAAATCTGATAATACCATTTATGATGAAATGCTCCATGTTTTTGATGATTTACGTGCGACTGAGAGACATTTGCGCTCTATGGAAGGGCAAATGGCAGAGTTGGTCGGAAATGATTTTGATAAACTCATGGCTGATTATGACCGCTTATCCGAATCCTTCAGGCAGCAGGGTGGTTTCACTTATGAGAGTGACATCAAAGCTATTCTCAATGGTTTTAAATTTGATGAGTCTATGTGGCAGACGAAAATTGCTGAACTCTCAGGCGGTCAAAACACGCGCCTAGCTTTGGCCAAGATGCTTCTAGAAAAACCAGAACTGTTGGTATTGGACGAGCCCACCAATCATTTGGATATTGAAACCATTTCTTGGTTGGAAAATTATTTAGTCAATTATCAAGGAGCTTTAATCATTGTTAGTCATGACCGTTATTTTCTTGATAAGGTAGCGACAGTTACGCTTGATTTGACCCCTCACTCTCTAGATCGCTATGTGGGAAATTATTCCAAATTCATGGATCTTAAGGCTGAAAAAATTGCCATGAAAGAGAAAAATTATGAGAAGCAGCAAAAAGAAATTGCTAAATTAGAGGACTTTGTGCAGCGCAATATTGTTCGTGCATCAACGACCAAGCGGGCACAGGCTAGGCGTAAGCAATTGGAAAAAATGGAGCGATTGGATAAACCCGATGCCAGTAAAAAATCTGCCAATATAACTTTTCATGTTGATAAAGCCTCCGGAAATGAGGTTTTAAAGGTTACTAATGCAGCTATTGGTTATGATGACAAGATATTAGCGCAGCCTATTGATCTAGATGTTAGAAAAATGGATGCCCTTGCTATCGTTGGTCCCAATGGTATTGGCAAATCAACCTTGCTCAAGTCCATTATGGGGCAAATACCATTTATTCATGGGAGCTCAGTTTATGGCTCAAATGTACAAGTCGGTTATTATGACCAGACCCAGTCCAATCTGACAGCGAGCAATACCGTTTTAGAAGAGCTTTGGTCAGCCTTTCCAAGGACAGCAGAAGTGGATATTAGAAACCGTTTAGGTGCTTTTCTCTTTTCAGGCGACGATGTCAAGAAATCTGTTGCCATGCTGTCTGGTGGTGAACGTGCGCGCTTGCTTCTTGCCAAGTTATCCATGGAAAACAATAATTTCCTCATTCTAGACGAACCTACTAATCACTTAGATATTGACAGTAAGGAAGTGTTGGAGACTGCTCTTATTGATTTTGATGGCACTCTTCTCTTTGTTAGCCACGACCGTTATTTCATCAACCGCGTCGCGACAAAAGTTCTCGAAATCTCCCAAAATGGTTTCACCCTTTACTTAGGTGATTACGATTATTATCTTGAAAAAAAAGCAGAGCGAGAAGCAAAGACAGAGTTCCTTCAACCTATGCAGTCAGGATCCCCTTCATCCTCCTTGGCTGCCGCCACGGACTATCAAGCCCAAAAGGCCAACCAAAAAGAAGAACGCAAATTAAAGAGGCGTATAGCCGAAATTGAAGAGCGCTTAGAAACCATTGAAGCGCGTGAAACTGAAATTAATGAGGCCATGCTTACTACTAATGACTTTACTCAATTGGCCGACCTGCAAAAAGAACTAGAAAGCGTTCAAACAGAACAATTGGAACTTCTAGAAGAATGGGAAGAATTGAGTGAGCAGCTGGAGGATTGA
- the gatD gene encoding lipid II isoglutaminyl synthase subunit GatD yields the protein MTYTSLQSPADKDYLYDIRVAHLYGNLLNTYGDNGNVLMLKYVGEKLGIRMTFDIVSIGDDFDANKYDMVFFGGGQDYEQSIVAKDLPNKRSAIASFIQNNKVVLAICGGFQLLGQYYVQANGVRIDGIGVMGHYTLNQKDNRYIGDIKIHNDEFNETYYGFENHQGRTFLSDDEKPLGRVIYGNGNNKEDGSEGVHYKNVFGSYFHGPILSRNANLAYRLVTTALHNKYGIDIQLPRYEDILSLEVAEEYGDVKSKAEFEK from the coding sequence ATGACTTATACTTCTCTACAATCTCCTGCTGACAAGGATTACTTATATGATATCAGGGTTGCTCATCTTTATGGCAATTTGCTCAATACCTATGGCGATAACGGAAACGTTCTCATGCTTAAATATGTTGGTGAAAAATTAGGTATACGAATGACTTTTGATATTGTCTCAATCGGCGATGATTTTGATGCTAACAAGTATGATATGGTTTTCTTTGGCGGCGGTCAGGACTATGAGCAATCCATTGTTGCTAAGGATTTGCCTAATAAACGCTCTGCTATTGCCAGCTTTATTCAAAATAATAAGGTTGTCCTAGCTATCTGCGGCGGTTTCCAGTTGTTGGGACAATATTATGTTCAAGCCAATGGCGTCCGCATTGACGGTATTGGTGTTATGGGTCACTATACGCTTAATCAAAAAGATAATCGCTACATTGGTGATATCAAGATTCATAATGACGAATTTAACGAAACCTACTACGGCTTTGAGAATCATCAAGGAAGGACCTTTTTGTCTGATGACGAAAAGCCTTTAGGGAGAGTTATTTATGGAAATGGTAATAATAAAGAGGATGGCAGCGAAGGCGTCCACTATAAAAATGTTTTTGGCTCCTACTTCCACGGTCCCATTCTTTCGCGTAATGCTAATCTAGCTTACCGCCTTGTGACAACAGCTCTACATAACAAGTATGGCATTGATATTCAACTACCTCGCTATGAGGACATTCTTAGCTTAGAGGTTGCTGAAGAATACGGCGATGTTAAAAGCAAAGCGGAGTTTGAGAAATAG
- the murT gene encoding lipid II isoglutaminyl synthase subunit MurT: MTLKSRIGILAGKTAHFFLSKIGRGSTLPGKIALKCDKDILDTLAKDYDIVVVTGTNGKTLTTALTVGILKKAYGQVLTNPSGANMITGITSTFLTAKKSRNGKKIAVLEIDEASLPKITDYLKPSLFVFTNIFRDQMDRYGEIYTTYQMILDGAAKAPKATILANGDSPLFNAKTVVNPVRYYGFDTKKEAAHLAHYNTEGIVCPKCEYILQYKLNTYANLGDYICPNCGFHRPHLDYSLTQLTKISNTQAEFIIDGQDYKINVGGLYNIYNALAAVAVAEFLGVTPEQIKAGFDKSRAVFGRQETFKIGDKSCTLVLIKNPVGASQALEMIKLAPYPFTLSVLLNANYADGIDTSWIWDANFESILDMNIPQIFTGGVRHSEIARRLRVTGYNETKIEQAEKLEDILSMIEKQEADHAYILATYTAMLEFRELLASRHAVRKEMH; encoded by the coding sequence ATGACTTTAAAATCGAGAATAGGAATTTTAGCTGGTAAAACAGCACACTTTTTTCTCAGTAAAATAGGGCGCGGCTCTACCTTACCTGGAAAAATTGCTCTTAAGTGCGATAAAGATATTTTAGATACACTTGCTAAAGATTATGACATTGTTGTTGTCACAGGCACTAATGGAAAAACCTTAACAACAGCTTTAACAGTAGGAATTTTAAAAAAGGCTTACGGTCAGGTGCTAACCAATCCTAGTGGTGCCAATATGATTACAGGAATTACCTCAACTTTTTTAACTGCTAAAAAATCTAGAAATGGTAAAAAGATTGCGGTGCTGGAGATTGATGAAGCCAGCCTTCCTAAAATTACAGATTATCTAAAGCCCAGCCTTTTTGTTTTCACCAATATTTTTCGTGATCAAATGGATCGTTACGGTGAAATTTATACTACCTATCAAATGATTTTGGACGGTGCTGCCAAAGCGCCAAAAGCAACTATTTTAGCTAATGGAGATAGCCCACTCTTTAACGCCAAAACAGTTGTTAATCCTGTGCGTTACTATGGTTTTGATACAAAAAAAGAAGCTGCTCACTTGGCACATTACAATACTGAAGGCATCGTCTGTCCTAAGTGCGAATATATCCTACAATACAAGCTTAATACTTATGCCAACTTGGGCGACTACATCTGCCCCAACTGTGGTTTTCACCGTCCTCATCTGGATTACAGCTTGACTCAGCTAACCAAGATTAGCAACACTCAAGCTGAGTTCATCATTGACGGACAGGATTATAAGATCAATGTCGGCGGCCTTTATAATATCTATAATGCCTTGGCTGCAGTCGCTGTTGCAGAATTTCTCGGTGTAACTCCTGAACAAATCAAGGCTGGCTTTGACAAGAGCCGTGCTGTTTTTGGACGCCAAGAAACCTTTAAAATCGGCGATAAGTCATGTACTCTTGTTTTAATAAAAAATCCTGTTGGTGCCAGTCAAGCACTAGAAATGATTAAACTAGCACCTTATCCTTTCACCTTATCTGTCCTTCTCAATGCCAATTATGCTGATGGCATTGATACCAGCTGGATTTGGGATGCGAATTTTGAGAGCATTTTAGATATGAACATTCCACAAATCTTTACAGGTGGTGTCCGCCATTCAGAAATAGCCAGACGTCTGCGTGTTACTGGTTACAATGAAACAAAGATTGAGCAGGCTGAAAAACTTGAAGACATTCTAAGTATGATTGAAAAACAAGAGGCTGATCATGCCTACATTCTAGCTACTTACACAGCCATGTTGGAATTCCGCGAATTACTAGCCAGCCGTCACGCAGTAAGAAAGGAGATGCATTAA
- the cdaA gene encoding diadenylate cyclase CdaA, with protein MSSLFNVNAQFWASLIDSPLKILVHILDIAIVSWLIYKFIKALAGTKVMSLVQGVVLFVLFKFVAEFLGFTTIAFLMNQVITYGVIAGVVIFAPEIRSGLERFGRTPQSFIQRQQLSDDEKLVAAFVKAVAYMSPRKIGALVSIEETQTLREYIATGIPLDADISGELLINIFIPNTPLHDGAVIVEGNKIAVSCAYLPLSESSHISKEFGTRHRAAIGLSEASDAFTFVVSEETGAISVAYKGDFIHDLSLEAFEVLLREHFIKEEPKKKNWMKQFFGGRHHV; from the coding sequence ATGAGTAGTTTATTTAACGTTAATGCCCAATTTTGGGCTAGTCTTATTGATAGTCCTTTAAAAATTTTAGTTCATATTCTTGATATTGCTATTGTATCATGGTTGATTTATAAATTTATCAAAGCCTTAGCAGGTACTAAAGTGATGTCTTTAGTTCAAGGAGTTGTTCTATTTGTTCTCTTTAAATTTGTCGCAGAATTCTTAGGATTCACAACAATTGCTTTTTTGATGAACCAAGTTATTACTTATGGTGTTATTGCCGGAGTTGTTATCTTTGCTCCTGAAATTCGGTCTGGCTTGGAACGTTTTGGACGAACACCCCAGTCTTTTATCCAAAGACAGCAGCTGAGTGATGATGAAAAATTAGTTGCCGCCTTTGTGAAAGCTGTGGCTTATATGAGTCCGCGCAAAATTGGAGCTTTGGTATCAATAGAAGAGACTCAGACCCTAAGAGAATATATTGCCACTGGAATTCCTTTAGATGCAGATATTTCTGGAGAATTACTGATTAATATTTTTATTCCTAATACACCTTTGCACGATGGTGCCGTTATTGTGGAGGGAAATAAGATTGCTGTTTCTTGTGCCTATCTTCCGCTTTCAGAGTCCAGTCATATTTCCAAGGAATTTGGAACGCGCCACCGTGCTGCCATTGGACTTTCAGAAGCTTCTGATGCCTTTACCTTTGTTGTTTCCGAGGAAACAGGAGCTATTTCTGTTGCTTATAAAGGTGATTTTATCCATGATTTGTCCCTTGAAGCTTTTGAGGTCTTATTGCGGGAGCATTTCATTAAAGAAGAACCAAAGAAAAAGAATTGGATGAAGCAATTCTTTGGAGGACGCCATCATGTTTAA
- a CDS encoding YbbR-like domain-containing protein, producing MFKRFFTKRLWLTLVSIFFAILLFLTANSVNYGSRNQTTGLLQTYNHTLENVPIDIKYDSNKYFISGYSYDTEVYLTSTNRVKLDSEINNDTRHFKVVADLSNAKEGTNKVPLEIKDLPSGVSAEASPTTINVTVGKKKTKTFKVVGKVSDNQIADGYKLKKISTSASEVEVTSDESTIEQIDHVVAVLPENQVLSKDYSDSVTLQAVSENGKILPSIIDPTKTDLEVEVEELSKKVPIIVELTGQINSSLSDIRYELATKEVLVYGKQENLEKISYIKAKVNISDVTKDTTKTIPLAADNLKISPAKVTVKLTAKKK from the coding sequence ATGTTTAAGCGGTTTTTTACTAAACGTCTCTGGTTAACTCTTGTTTCAATCTTTTTTGCCATTCTCTTGTTCTTGACAGCTAATTCAGTCAATTATGGTTCAAGAAATCAAACAACTGGCCTTTTGCAGACATATAACCATACCTTAGAAAATGTCCCTATTGATATTAAATATGACAGCAATAAGTACTTCATTAGTGGTTATTCTTATGATACAGAGGTTTATTTGACCTCAACCAATCGGGTGAAATTGGATTCAGAAATCAATAATGACACCAGACATTTTAAAGTTGTTGCTGACTTGTCAAATGCTAAAGAAGGTACCAATAAGGTTCCTTTGGAGATAAAAGATCTTCCTAGTGGTGTCAGCGCAGAAGCTTCACCGACGACTATAAATGTGACCGTTGGTAAAAAGAAAACAAAGACGTTTAAAGTTGTTGGTAAAGTATCTGATAATCAAATTGCTGATGGTTACAAATTAAAGAAAATTTCTACTAGTGCTTCAGAGGTAGAGGTTACTAGCGATGAGTCCACTATTGAACAGATTGATCATGTAGTAGCTGTTCTTCCGGAGAATCAAGTCCTATCCAAAGATTACAGCGATTCAGTAACCTTGCAGGCTGTTTCTGAAAACGGTAAAATTTTACCAAGTATTATTGACCCAACAAAAACAGACTTAGAGGTTGAGGTTGAAGAATTGTCAAAAAAAGTACCGATTATTGTTGAGTTAACAGGTCAAATTAACAGCAGTCTGTCTGATATTCGCTACGAATTAGCTACAAAAGAGGTTCTTGTCTATGGTAAACAAGAAAATCTCGAAAAAATCTCTTACATTAAGGCTAAAGTTAATATTTCAGATGTTACTAAGGATACAACAAAGACAATTCCCTTAGCTGCGGATAATCTTAAGATAAGTCCTGCAAAAGTAACTGTTAAGTTGACAGCTAAGAAAAAATAA
- the glmM gene encoding phosphoglucosamine mutase: MGKYFGTDGVRGEANVELTPELAFKLGRFGGYVLSQHEPERPRVFVARDTRISGELLESALVAGLLSVGIEVYKLGVLATPGVSYLVRTEQASAGVMISASHNPALDNGIKFFGGDGFKLADEQEAEIEALLDAKEDDLPRPSAQGLGMVVDYPEGLRKYEKFLVSTGSDLEGMKIAIDAANGAASYSARQVFLDLNADITVIGEEPDGLNINDGVGSTHPEQLQNLVKGSDFVIGLAFDGDSDRLIAVDENGEIVDGDKIMYIIGKYLSEKGRLSKNTIVTTVMSNLGFHKALDRENINKKITAVGDRYVVEEMRRSGYNLGGEQSGHVIIMDYNTTGDGQLTAIQLTKVMKETGKTLSELANEVTIYPQKLVNIYVKNDMKNKAMEVPMIAQIIEKMEAEMAGNGRILVRPSGTEPLLRVMAEAPSTEEVNYYVDTIAKVVQAEIGI; encoded by the coding sequence ATGGGAAAATATTTTGGTACAGACGGCGTACGTGGTGAGGCAAATGTAGAACTAACACCGGAACTGGCTTTTAAACTTGGACGTTTTGGCGGCTATGTTCTGAGTCAGCATGAACCGGAGCGCCCGCGTGTTTTCGTTGCCCGTGATACTCGCATTTCTGGAGAATTGTTAGAATCAGCTCTTGTTGCTGGATTGCTTTCTGTTGGTATTGAAGTCTATAAACTAGGTGTTCTGGCAACACCGGGGGTTTCTTATTTAGTGCGTACTGAACAAGCCAGTGCAGGTGTCATGATATCTGCTAGTCACAATCCTGCGCTTGATAATGGTATCAAATTCTTTGGTGGTGATGGCTTTAAATTAGCTGATGAACAAGAAGCAGAAATTGAAGCTTTATTAGATGCTAAAGAAGATGACTTACCCCGTCCTTCAGCTCAAGGATTGGGAATGGTCGTTGATTATCCAGAAGGACTTCGTAAATACGAAAAGTTCTTAGTGTCAACAGGTTCAGACCTTGAAGGAATGAAAATTGCTATTGATGCAGCAAATGGTGCTGCATCTTACTCAGCCCGCCAAGTTTTCCTTGATTTGAACGCTGATATCACTGTTATTGGCGAGGAGCCGGATGGTCTCAATATTAATGATGGAGTAGGATCTACTCATCCTGAGCAACTTCAAAATCTTGTTAAGGGATCTGATTTTGTTATTGGCCTTGCTTTTGATGGCGATAGTGATCGTTTGATCGCTGTTGATGAGAATGGTGAAATTGTTGATGGTGATAAGATTATGTATATTATTGGCAAGTATCTTTCTGAAAAAGGAAGGCTGTCTAAAAATACGATCGTCACAACCGTTATGTCAAATCTCGGCTTCCATAAAGCTTTGGATCGTGAGAATATTAACAAAAAAATCACAGCAGTAGGTGATCGTTATGTTGTTGAGGAAATGCGACGTTCGGGCTATAATCTCGGCGGTGAGCAATCTGGTCATGTGATTATTATGGACTATAACACAACAGGTGATGGTCAGCTGACAGCTATTCAATTGACCAAAGTGATGAAAGAAACAGGTAAAACTTTGTCTGAATTGGCCAATGAAGTGACGATTTATCCACAGAAATTAGTTAATATTTATGTTAAAAATGACATGAAAAATAAGGCTATGGAAGTGCCAATGATTGCACAAATCATTGAAAAAATGGAAGCTGAGATGGCTGGCAATGGTCGCATTCTGGTTCGTCCAAGTGGAACAGAGCCCCTCTTGCGTGTTATGGCAGAAGCACCTAGTACAGAAGAGGTCAATTATTATGTAGATACCATTGCCAAAGTTGTCCAAGCAGAAATTGGCATTTAA